The Ascaphus truei isolate aAscTru1 unplaced genomic scaffold, aAscTru1.hap1 HAP1_SCAFFOLD_2662, whole genome shotgun sequence genome contains the following window.
cccctctgtgcccctgcctctccttgcccctctgtgtgtgcccccccctgactctccctgcccctctgtgtgcccccctgactctccctgccCTCTGTGTGcccccctgactctccctgcccctctgtgccccctgactctccctgcccctctgtgcccctgactctccctgcccctctgtgtgcgccccctgactctccctgcccctctgtgccccctgcctctccctgcccctctgtgcgccccctgactctccctgcccctctgtgtgcgccccctgactctccctgcccctctgtgtgcgccccctgactctccctgcccctctgtgtgcgccccctgactctccctgcccctctgtgtgcgCCCCATGACTCTCCCTGCGCCTCTGTGTGCGCCCCCTGACTCTCCTGCCCCTCTGTCTgctctccctgcccctctgtgtgcgcccccctgactctccctgcccctctgtgtgcgCCCCCTGACTCTTCCTGCCCCTCTGTGTGcgccccctgactctccctgccCTCTGTGTGcgccccctgactctccctgcccctttgtgtgcgcccctgactctccctgcccctctgtgtgccccccctgactctccctgcccctctgtgtgcgcccccctgactctccctgcccctctgtgtgccccccctgactctccctgcccctctgtgtgcgccccctgactctccctccccctctgtgtgcgccccctgactctccctgcccctctgtgtgcgccccctgactctccctgcccctttgtgtgcgctccctgtctctccctgcccctctgtgtgcgcccccctgactctccctgcccctctgtgtgcgcaccccctgactctccctgcccctctgtggTGCGCCCCCTGACTGTCCCTGCCCCTTTGTGTGcgctccctgactctccctgcccctctgtaTGCGCCCCCCTGactctcccctctgcccctctgtgtgcgccccctgactctccctgcccctctgtgtgcgcccccctgactctccctgcccctctgtgtgtgccccctctgactctccctgcccctctgtgtgcgccccctgactctccctgcccctctgtgtgcgccccctgactctccctgcccctctgtgtgcgccccctgactctccctgcccctctgtgtgccccccctgactctccctgcccctctgtgtgcgccccctgactctccctgcccctctgtgtgcgccccctgactctccctgcccctctgtgtgcgccccctgactctccctgccCTCTGTGTGcgccccctgactctccctgcccctctgtgtgcgccccctgactctccctgccctctgtgtgtgccccctctgactctccctgcccctctgtgtgcgCCCCCTGACTCGccctgcccctctgtgtgcgCCCCCTGACTCGccctgcccctctgtgtgcgccccctgactctccctgcccctctgtgtgcgccccctgactctccctgcccctctgtgtgcgccccctgactctccctgcccctctgtgtgcgccccctgactctccctgcccctctgtgtgcgcccctgactctccctgcccctctgtgtgcgccccctgactctccctgcccctctgtgtgcgccccctgactctccctgcccctctgtgtgcgcgccctgactctccctgcccctctgtgtgcgccccctgactctccctgcccctctgtgtgcgccccctctgactctccctgcccctctgtgtgcgccccctgactctccctgcccctctgtgtgtgccccctctgactctccctgcccctctgtgtgcgCCCCCCTGACTCGccctgcccctctgtgtgcgCCCCCTGACTCGCCCTGCCCTCTGTGTGcgccccctgactctccctgcccctctgtgtgcgccccctgactctccctgcccctctgtgtgcgccccctgactctccctgcccctctgtgtgcgccccctgactctccctgcccctttgtgtgcgccccctgactctccctgcccctttgtgtgcgctccctgactctccctgcccctttgtgtgccccctgactctccctgcccctctgtgtgcgcccctgactctccctgcccctctgtgtgcgctccctgactctccctgcccCTTGTGTGcgctccctgactctccctgcccctctgtgtgccccctgactctcctgcccctctgtgtgcccccccttactctccctgcccctctgtgtgcgccccctgactctccctgtccctctgtgtgcgCCCCTGACTCGccctgcccctctgtgtgcgCCCCTGACTCGccctgcccctctgtgtgcgCCCCCTGACTCGCCCTGCCCCTCTGTGTGCCCCCCCTtactctccctgcccctctgtgtgtgcccccccttactctccctgcccctctgtgtgcgCCCCCTGACTCGCCCTGCCCCTCTGTGTGCCCCCCCTTACTCTCcgtgccccctctgactctccctgcccctctgtgtgtgccccctgactctccctgcccctctgtgtgcccccccttactctccctgcccctctgtgtgtgccccctctgactctccctgcccctctgtgtgcgccccctctgactctccctgccCTCTGTGTGcgccccctgactctccctgcccctctgtgtgcgcccccctgactctccctgcccctctgtgtgcgccccctgactctccctgcccctctgtgtgcgccccctgactctccctgcccctcctcAGAGCTCCAAAGTGTTGGCGAAGAACGAGTTGCTGATGGTGCCGCTGATCGGTTGGACCTGGTACTTCATGGAGATCGTATTCTGCAAACGCAAGTGGAAGAGGACAGAGATAAGGTGGTACAGGCATCGAGAGGCTGCGGGACTACCCGGAGTACATGTGGGTGAGTGCACACTCACTATCACACGGTGGTACAGGGCATCGAGAGGCTGCGGGACTACCCGGAGTACATGTGGGTGAGTGCACACTCACTATCACACGGTGGTACAGGGCATCGAGAGGCTGCTGGACTACCCGGAGTACATGTGGGTGAGTGCACACTCACTATCACACGGTCGTACAGGGCATCGAGAGGCTGCGGGACTACCCGGAGTACATGTGGGTGAGTGCACACTCACTACCACACGGTGGTACAGGGCATCGAGAGACTGCGGGACTACCCGGAGTACATGTGGGTGAGTGCACACTCACTATCACACGGTGGTACAGGGCATCGAGAGACTGCGGGACTACCCGGAGTACATGTGGGTGAGTGCACACTCACTATCACACGGTGGTACAGGGCCATCGAGAGGCTGCGGGACTACCCGGAGTACATGTGGGTGAGTGCACACTCACTATCACACGGTGGTACAGGGCATCGAGAGCTGCGGGACTACCCGGAGTACATGTGGGTGAGTGCACACTCACTATCACACGGTGGTACAGGCATCGAGAGACTGCGGGACTACCCGGAGTACATGTGGGTGAGTGCACACTCACTATCACACGGTGGTACAGGGCATCGAGAGACTGCGGGACTACCCGGAGTACATGTGGGTGAGTGCACACTCACTATCACACGGTCGTACAGGGCATCGAGAGACTGTGGACTACCCGGAGTACATGTGGGTGAGTGCACACTCACTATCACACGGTGGTACAGGGCATCGAGAGACTGCGGGACTACCCGGAGTACATGTGGGTGAGTGCACACTCACTATCACACGGTCGTACAGGGCATCGAGAGGCTGCGGGACTACCCGGAGTACATGTGGGTGAGTGCACACTCGCTGACATGcccccccgtgtctccccccccccccccccctcagtcttGCTGTACTGTGAGGGGACGCGTTTCACGGAGACGAAGCACAGGATCAGTATGGAGGTGGCGGATAAGAAGGGGCTCGCGCGTCTGAAACATCATCTACTGCCCCGAACCCGCGGATTTACCACCGCCGTGCAGTGCCTGCGGGGCACAGGTAACTGCGCTCCCGCTcctgggcttcccccccccccacccccccctcccggctcccgctcctgtgcttcctcccccccccccctcccggctcccgctcctgtgcttcctccccccccactcctcccggctcccgctcctgtgcttcctccccccccactcctcccggctcccgctcctgtgcttcctccccccccactcctcccggctcccgctcctgggcttcccccccccctccctcccggctcccgctcctgggcttcccccccccccactcctcccggctcccgctcctgggcttccccccccccctccctccggctcccgctcctgggcttcccccccccccccccctccccagctcccgctccctgtgcttcctccccccctcccggctaCCGCTCCtgggcttctcccccccccccgctcccgctactgggcttccccccccccctccctcccggctcCTGCTCCTGtgcttccgccccccccccctcccggctcccgctcctgtgcttcctccccccctcccggctcccgctcctgtgcttcctccccccctcccagctccCGCTCCtgtgcttcctcccccccctcccggctcctgtgcttcctccccccctccggctcctgctccctgtgcttcctcccccccctcccagctcccgctcctgtgcttccccccccccctcccggctcccGGCTCCTgtgcttcctccccccctcccggctaCCGCTCCtgggcttcccccccctcccggctcccgctcctggcttcccccccccccctccctcccggctcccgctcctgtcttccccccccccccccccctcccggctcccgctcctgtgcttcctccccccctcccggctcccgctcctgtgcttcttcccccccctcccggctaCCGCTcctgggcttcccccccccccccctcccggctcccgctactgggcttccccccccccccctccctccggctcCTGCTcctgtgcttcccccccccccccccccctcccggctcccgctcctgtgcttcctccccccctcccggctcccgctcctgtgcttcctccccccccctcccggctcccgctcctgtgcttcctccccccctcccagctcccgctcctgtgcttcttcccccctcctcccggctcctgtgcttcctccccccctcccggctcctgtgcttcctcccccccctcccggctcctGCTCCtgtgcttcctcccccccctcccagctccgctccctgtgcttccccccccccccctcccggctcccggctcctgtgcttcccccccccccccctcccggctcccGGCTCCTgtgcttcctccccccctccccggctaccgctcctgggcttccccccccccccccctcccggctcccgctcctgggcttcccccccccccctccctcccggctcctgctcctgtgcttccccccccccccccctcccggctcccgctcctgtgcttccccccccccccccccctcccggctcccgctcctgtgcttcctcccccctcccggctcccgctcctgtgcttcctccccccctcccagctccCGCTCCTgtgcttcctccccccctcccggctcctgtgcttcctccccccctcccggctcctgtgcttcctcccccctccccggctcCTGCTCCtgtgcttcctcccccccctcccagctcccgctcctgtgcttcccccccccccctcccggctcctgtgcttcctccccccctcccggctccCGCTCCTGTGCTTCCTCCCCTCCCGGCTCCCGCTCCtgtgcttccctccccccctcccggctcccgctcctgtgcttcccctccccccctcccggctcccgctcctgtgcttcctccccccctccagctcccgctcctgtgcttcctccccccctccggctcctgtgcttcctccccccccccctcccccggctcctgtgcttcctccccccctccggctCCTGCtcctgtgcttctccccccctcccagctcccgctcctgtgcttccccccccccccctccccggctccCGGCTcctgtgcttcccccccccccccctcccggctcccGGCTCCTgtgcttcctccccccctcccggctaCCGCTcctgggcttcccccccccccccctcccggctcccgctcctgggcttcccccccccctccctccgcggCTCCTGCTcctgtgcttcccccccccccccccctcccggctcccgctcctgtgcttccccccccccccccccccctcccggctcccgctcctgtgcttctccccccctcccggctcccgctcctgtgcgtcctccccccctcccagctccCGCTCCTgtgcttcctccccccctccggctcctgtgcttcctcccccccctcccggctcctgtgcttcctccccccctcccggctccTGCTCCtgtgcttcctcccccccctcccagctcccgctcctgtgcttccccccccccccctcccggctcctgtgcttcctccccccctcccggctcccgctcctgtgcttcctcccccccctcccgctcccgctcctgtgcttccctcccccccctcccggctcccgctcctgtgcttccctccccccctcccggctcccgctcctgtgcttcccccccccccccccctcccggctcccgctcctgtgcttccccccccccctcccggctcccgctcctgtgcttccctcccccccccctcccggctcctgctcctgtgcttcccccccccctccccggctcccgctcctgtgcttcatccccccctcccggctcccgctcctgtgcttcccccctcccggctcccgctcctgtgcttccctccccccccctcccggctcccgctcctgtgcttccctccccccccctcccggctcctgctcctgtgcttcccccccccccctcccggctcccgctcctgtgcttccctccccccccctcccggctcccgctcctgtgtttccctcccccccctcccggctcctGCTCCtgtgcttcctcccccccctcccggctcccgctcctgtgcttcccctccccccctcccggctcccgctcctgtgcttccccccccccccccctcccggctcccgctcctgtgcttccctccccccctcccggctcccgctcctgtgcttccctcccccccccctcccggctcccgctcctgtgcttcccttccccccccccctcccggctcccgctcctgtgcttccctccccccccccctcccggctcccGCGCTTCCTCCCCACCTCCCGGCTCCTGtgcttctctttccccccccctcccggctcccgctcctgtgcttcctccccccctcccggctcctgtgcttctcttccccccccccctcccggctcccgctcctgtgcttcctccccccctcccggctccCGCTCCTGTGCTTCCGCCCCCCTCCCGGCTCCCGCTCCTgtgcttcctcccccctcccggctcccgctcctgtgcttctcttcccccccacccccccccccctcctcccggctcccgctcctgtgcttctcttccccccccccccctcccggctcctGCTCCTgtgcttcctcccccctcctggctcctgtgcttctcccccccctcctctcccctccccccctcctccggctcctgtgcttctcccccccctctccccccccctcccggctcctgcgcttctcccccacccccccccccccttctcccggcTCCTgcgcttctcccccaccccccccccccttctcccggcTCCTGTGcttctccccacccaccccccccttctcctgGCTCCTGTGcttctccccacccaccccccttctctccggctcctgtgcttctcccccccacccccgctcctgtgcatctcccccacccacccccccttctcccgGCTCCTgtgcttctcctccacccccccttctcccgGCTCCTGtgctttccccacccccccttctcccgGCTCCcgttcttccccctcccctcccggcTCCTGTgcttccccaccctccctctcctgcccCGGGTCCTCAGCCTCTGTCTCTCCCGCACAGTATCTGCAGTTTACGACGTGACCATTGAATTTCCGTGGAACAAGAACCCGTCTCTGCTGGGGATTCTGTACGGGAAGAAATATGAGGCCGACATGTGTGTGAGGTGAGAGGGCGCGGTCTGGAGGGCGCGGTCTGGGAGGGCGCGGGCTGGGAGGGCGCGGGCTGGGAGGGCGCGGGCTGGGAGGGCGCGGTCTGGAGGGCGCGGGCTGGGAGGGCGCGACTGTTCCATGTGTGTGAGGTGAGAGGGCGCGGTCTGGGAGGGCGCGGTCTGGGAGGGCGCGGGCTGGGAGGGCGC
Protein-coding sequences here:
- the AGPAT3 gene encoding 1-acyl-sn-glycerol-3-phosphate acyltransferase gamma — protein: SSKVLAKNELLMVPLIGWTWYFMEIVFCKRKWKRTEHTVVQGIERLRDYPEYMWVILLYCEGTRFTETKHRISMEVADKKGLARLKHHLLPRTRGFTTAVQCLRGTVSAVYDVTIEFPWNKNPSLLGILYGKKYEADMCVRRFPLDEVPLDEKEAAIWLHKLYQEKDALQERYLQEGTFPGTQIVPPRRPWTLLNFLFWASLLLSPLFSFAIGIFGSGSPLLILSFMGFMWIGNAR